A single region of the Malus sylvestris chromosome 8, drMalSylv7.2, whole genome shotgun sequence genome encodes:
- the LOC126632166 gene encoding aminopeptidase M1-like isoform X2, with amino-acid sequence MEQFKGQPRLPKFAVPKRYDVRLKPDLAACKFGGSVDIDLDIVADTKFVVLNATELFVNAGSVSFAHGGSSKFEQVFKPSKAETFEEDGILVLEFVEMLPIGSGVLVIEFEGILNDKMKGFYRSTYEHNCEKKNMAVTQFEPVDARRCFPCWDEPACKATFKITLDGVPSELVALSNMPIQEEKLNGHQNTVSYVETPIMSTYLVAIVVGLFDYVEDHTSDGVKVRVYCQVGKADQGKFALHVAVKTLELYTEYFAVPYPLPKLDMVAIPDFAFGAMENYGLVTYRETALLFDEQHSAAANKQRVATVVAHELAHQWFGNLVTMEWWTHLWLNEGFATWVSYLATDSLFPEWKIWTQFLDEVTDGLKLDGLEESHPIEVEINHAAEIDEVFDAISYKKGATVIRMLQSYLGAEVFQRSLASYIKKHAYSNAKTEDLWAALEEGSGEPVNKLMNSWTQQKGYPVISVKVKDQKLEFDQTQFYSSGSQGDGQWIVPITLSCGSYDVRKNFLLQAKSETLDIKEFLGCSVGKAGCGGTSNKDNALCSWIKVNVDQTGFYRVKYEDELAAALRNAIEKKQLSETDRFGILDDSFALSMARKQSFASVLTLLSAYREELDYIVLSNLITISYNLARIAADAVPGLLDHIKQFFIGLFQYSAERLGWQPKPGESHLDAMLRGEILTALAVFGHDLTLDEASRRFHAFIEDRNTPLLPPDIRKAAYVAVMQRTSVSDRSGYESLVRLYRESDLSQEKTRILGSLASCPDPNITLEVLQFILTPEVRSQDAVFGLAVSNEGRETAWTWMKNNWEHISKTWGSGFLITRFVSAIVSPFASFDKVKEVDEFFKAHPNPKITRTVTQSIERVQINAKWVQSVQCERKLADVATELAYRKY; translated from the exons ATGGAGCAGTTCAAAGGCCAGCCCCGGCTTCCGAAATTCGCCGTCCCGAAACGCTACGACGTAAGGCTGAAGCCGGACCTCGCCGCCTGCAAATTCGGCGGCTCCGTCGACATCGACCTGGATATCGTCGCCGATACCAAATTCGTCGTCCTCAACGCCACCGAGCTCTTCGTCAATGCCGGCTCTGTCTCTTTCGCTCACGGAGGCTCGTCCAA GTTTGAGCAGGTTTTCAAGCCTTCGAAGGCCGAGACGTTCGAAGAGGATGGAATTTTGGTTTTGGAGTTTGTAGAGATGCTTCCGATTGGGTCTGGAGTTTTGGTTATTGAATTTGAAGGAATTTTGAATGACAAGATGAAGGGTTTCTACAGAAG TACATATGAGCACAACTGTGAGAAGAAAAATATGGCAGTTACACAGTTTGAACCCGTTGATGCCAGGCGGTGCTTTCCGTGTTGGGATGAACCTGCTTGCAAg GCTACATTCAAGATTACACTTGATGGTGTTCCGTCTGAACTAGTAGCCCTTTCTAACATGCCAATTcaagaagaaaaattgaatgGACATCAGAACACAGTTTCATATGTGGAAACACCAATTATGTCTACATATTTGGTGGCCATTGTTGTCGGATTGTTTGATTACGTTGAAGATCATACTTCTGATG GGGTCAAAGTGCGGGTATATTGTCAAGTTGGTAAGGCAGACCAAGGGAAGTTTGCTTTGCACGTTGCTGTCAAGACACTTGAATTGTACACAGA ATACTTTGCTGTGCCATACCCGTTGCCCAAATTGGATATGGTTGCAATACCTGATTTTGCTTTCGGCGCCATGGAGAACTATGGTTTAGTTACATACCGAGAAACAGCTTTGCTTTTTGATGAACAACATTCAGCAGCTGCCAACAAGCAAAGG GTTGCGACTGTCGTGGCACATGAATTGGCACACCAGTGGTTTGGCAATCTTGTAACAATGGAATGGTGGACGCATTTATGGCTGAATGAGGGATTTGCAACATGG GTGAGCTATTTAGCTACTGATAGCTTATTCCCAGAGTGGAAAATATGGACTCAGTTTCTTGATGAAGTCACTGATGGTCTTAAGCTGGATGGGCTTGAAGAATCTCACCCCATTGAG GTGGAGATCAATcatgctgctgagattgatgaAGTATTTGATGCGATAAGTTATAAAAAAGGTGCTACTGTTATTCGGATGCTACAAAGCTATCTAGGTGCTGAAGTCTTCCAG AGGTCACTTGCTTCATATATCAAAAAGCATGCTTACTCAAATGCAAAGACAGAAGATTTGTGGGCTGCCCTTGAGGAGGGATCTGGTGAACCTGTAAACAAACTAATGAATTCATGGACACAGCAGAAGGGTTACCCGGTTATTTCTGTCAAAGTCAAAGATCAGAAATTGGAGTTTGATCAG aCACAATTCTACTCAAGCGGTTCCCAAGGTGATGGGCAATGGATTGTGCCGATCACATTATCCTGTGGCTCGTATGATGTACGCAAGAATTTCCTACTACAAGCGAAGTCTGAAACTCTTGACATAAAGGAATTTCTGGGTTGCTCAGTAGGAAAGGCTGGATGTGGAGGCACAAGCAACAAAGACAATGCTTTATGCAGTTGGATAAAAGTCAATGTGGATCAGACTGGTTTTTACAGAGTGAAATATGAGGATGAACTTGCAGCTGCACTTAGAAACGCTATCGAAAAGAAGCAATTGTCTGAAACTGACAGATTTG GCATTTTGGATGATTCCTTTGCCCTATCAATGGCTCGCAAACAGTCTTTTGCTTCAGTGCTTACCTTGTTGAGTGCATACAGAGAGGAACTTGACTATATcgtgctgtcaaatttgattaCT ATAAGTTATAATCTGGCAAGAATTGCAGCCGATGCTGTACCCGGACTACTGGATCACATTAAACAATTCTTTATTGGACTTTTCCAGTATTCTGCAGA GAGGCTTGGTTGGCAGCCTAAACCGGGCGAAAGCCATTTAGATGCAATGTTGAGAGGAGAAATTTTGACTGCACTTGCTGTTTTTGGTCATGACCTGACGTTAGATGAAGCAAGTAGGCGTTTTCATGCCTTTATAGAAGACAGAAACACGCCCCTCCTTCCCCCAGACATTAGAAAG GCGGCATATGTGGCTGTAATGCAAAGAACAAGCGTATCTGACCGATCAGGCTATGAATCTCTTGTTAGACTCTACAGAGAGAGTGATCTAAGCCAGGAGAAAACCCGCATTCTAG GTTCTTTAGCGTCTTGTCCCGATCCCAATATTACACTGGAAGTTCTCCAGTTTATATTGACTCCTGAG GTTCGCAGTCAGGATGCTGTATTTGGACTTGCTGTTAGTAATGAAGGTCGGGAAACAGCTTGGACGTGGATGAAG AATAACTGGGAGCACATCTCAAAGACCTGGGGGTCTGGATTTCTAATTACTCGCTTTGTCAGTGCAATTGTTTCACC
- the LOC126632166 gene encoding aminopeptidase M1-like isoform X1, translating to MEQFKGQPRLPKFAVPKRYDVRLKPDLAACKFGGSVDIDLDIVADTKFVVLNATELFVNAGSVSFAHGGSSKFEQVFKPSKAETFEEDGILVLEFVEMLPIGSGVLVIEFEGILNDKMKGFYRSTYEHNCEKKNMAVTQFEPVDARRCFPCWDEPACKATFKITLDGVPSELVALSNMPIQEEKLNGHQNTVSYVETPIMSTYLVAIVVGLFDYVEDHTSDGVKVRVYCQVGKADQGKFALHVAVKTLELYTEYFAVPYPLPKLDMVAIPDFAFGAMENYGLVTYRETALLFDEQHSAAANKQRVATVVAHELAHQWFGNLVTMEWWTHLWLNEGFATWVSYLATDSLFPEWKIWTQFLDEVTDGLKLDGLEESHPIEVEINHAAEIDEVFDAISYKKGATVIRMLQSYLGAEVFQRSLASYIKKHAYSNAKTEDLWAALEEGSGEPVNKLMNSWTQQKGYPVISVKVKDQKLEFDQTQFYSSGSQGDGQWIVPITLSCGSYDVRKNFLLQAKSETLDIKEFLGCSVGKAGCGGTSNKDNALCSWIKVNVDQTGFYRVKYEDELAAALRNAIEKKQLSETDRFGILDDSFALSMARKQSFASVLTLLSAYREELDYIVLSNLITISYNLARIAADAVPGLLDHIKQFFIGLFQYSAERLGWQPKPGESHLDAMLRGEILTALAVFGHDLTLDEASRRFHAFIEDRNTPLLPPDIRKAAYVAVMQRTSVSDRSGYESLVRLYRESDLSQEKTRILGSLASCPDPNITLEVLQFILTPEVRSQDAVFGLAVSNEGRETAWTWMKNNWEHISKTWGSGFLITRFVSAIVSPFASFDKVKEVDEFFKAHPNPKITRTVKQSIERVQINAKWVQSVQCERNLADVATELAYRKY from the exons ATGGAGCAGTTCAAAGGCCAGCCCCGGCTTCCGAAATTCGCCGTCCCGAAACGCTACGACGTAAGGCTGAAGCCGGACCTCGCCGCCTGCAAATTCGGCGGCTCCGTCGACATCGACCTGGATATCGTCGCCGATACCAAATTCGTCGTCCTCAACGCCACCGAGCTCTTCGTCAATGCCGGCTCTGTCTCTTTCGCTCACGGAGGCTCGTCCAA GTTTGAGCAGGTTTTCAAGCCTTCGAAGGCCGAGACGTTCGAAGAGGATGGAATTTTGGTTTTGGAGTTTGTAGAGATGCTTCCGATTGGGTCTGGAGTTTTGGTTATTGAATTTGAAGGAATTTTGAATGACAAGATGAAGGGTTTCTACAGAAG TACATATGAGCACAACTGTGAGAAGAAAAATATGGCAGTTACACAGTTTGAACCCGTTGATGCCAGGCGGTGCTTTCCGTGTTGGGATGAACCTGCTTGCAAg GCTACATTCAAGATTACACTTGATGGTGTTCCGTCTGAACTAGTAGCCCTTTCTAACATGCCAATTcaagaagaaaaattgaatgGACATCAGAACACAGTTTCATATGTGGAAACACCAATTATGTCTACATATTTGGTGGCCATTGTTGTCGGATTGTTTGATTACGTTGAAGATCATACTTCTGATG GGGTCAAAGTGCGGGTATATTGTCAAGTTGGTAAGGCAGACCAAGGGAAGTTTGCTTTGCACGTTGCTGTCAAGACACTTGAATTGTACACAGA ATACTTTGCTGTGCCATACCCGTTGCCCAAATTGGATATGGTTGCAATACCTGATTTTGCTTTCGGCGCCATGGAGAACTATGGTTTAGTTACATACCGAGAAACAGCTTTGCTTTTTGATGAACAACATTCAGCAGCTGCCAACAAGCAAAGG GTTGCGACTGTCGTGGCACATGAATTGGCACACCAGTGGTTTGGCAATCTTGTAACAATGGAATGGTGGACGCATTTATGGCTGAATGAGGGATTTGCAACATGG GTGAGCTATTTAGCTACTGATAGCTTATTCCCAGAGTGGAAAATATGGACTCAGTTTCTTGATGAAGTCACTGATGGTCTTAAGCTGGATGGGCTTGAAGAATCTCACCCCATTGAG GTGGAGATCAATcatgctgctgagattgatgaAGTATTTGATGCGATAAGTTATAAAAAAGGTGCTACTGTTATTCGGATGCTACAAAGCTATCTAGGTGCTGAAGTCTTCCAG AGGTCACTTGCTTCATATATCAAAAAGCATGCTTACTCAAATGCAAAGACAGAAGATTTGTGGGCTGCCCTTGAGGAGGGATCTGGTGAACCTGTAAACAAACTAATGAATTCATGGACACAGCAGAAGGGTTACCCGGTTATTTCTGTCAAAGTCAAAGATCAGAAATTGGAGTTTGATCAG aCACAATTCTACTCAAGCGGTTCCCAAGGTGATGGGCAATGGATTGTGCCGATCACATTATCCTGTGGCTCGTATGATGTACGCAAGAATTTCCTACTACAAGCGAAGTCTGAAACTCTTGACATAAAGGAATTTCTGGGTTGCTCAGTAGGAAAGGCTGGATGTGGAGGCACAAGCAACAAAGACAATGCTTTATGCAGTTGGATAAAAGTCAATGTGGATCAGACTGGTTTTTACAGAGTGAAATATGAGGATGAACTTGCAGCTGCACTTAGAAACGCTATCGAAAAGAAGCAATTGTCTGAAACTGACAGATTTG GCATTTTGGATGATTCCTTTGCCCTATCAATGGCTCGCAAACAGTCTTTTGCTTCAGTGCTTACCTTGTTGAGTGCATACAGAGAGGAACTTGACTATATcgtgctgtcaaatttgattaCT ATAAGTTATAATCTGGCAAGAATTGCAGCCGATGCTGTACCCGGACTACTGGATCACATTAAACAATTCTTTATTGGACTTTTCCAGTATTCTGCAGA GAGGCTTGGTTGGCAGCCTAAACCGGGCGAAAGCCATTTAGATGCAATGTTGAGAGGAGAAATTTTGACTGCACTTGCTGTTTTTGGTCATGACCTGACGTTAGATGAAGCAAGTAGGCGTTTTCATGCCTTTATAGAAGACAGAAACACGCCCCTCCTTCCCCCAGACATTAGAAAG GCGGCATATGTGGCTGTAATGCAAAGAACAAGCGTATCTGACCGATCAGGCTATGAATCTCTTGTTAGACTCTACAGAGAGAGTGATCTAAGCCAGGAGAAAACCCGCATTCTAG GTTCTTTAGCGTCTTGTCCCGATCCCAATATTACACTGGAAGTTCTCCAGTTTATATTGACTCCTGAG GTTCGCAGTCAGGATGCTGTATTTGGACTTGCTGTTAGTAATGAAGGTCGGGAAACAGCTTGGACGTGGATGAAG AATAACTGGGAGCACATCTCAAAGACCTGGGGGTCTGGATTTCTAATTACTCGCTTTGTCAGTGCAATTGTTTCACCG TTTGCTTCATTTGACAAGGTTAAGGAAGTAGACGAGTTCTTCAAAGCGCATCCCAACCCGAAGATAACTAGAACAGTGAAGCAGAGCATTGAGCGGGTGCAAATCAACGCCAAATGGGTTCAGAGTGTTCAGTGCGAGAGAAACCTTGCCGATGTCGCAACGGAGTTGGCATACCGGAAATACTAG
- the LOC126632166 gene encoding aminopeptidase M1-like isoform X3, producing MEQFKGQPRLPKFAVPKRYDVRLKPDLAACKFGGSVDIDLDIVADTKFVVLNATELFVNAGSVSFAHGGSSKVFKPSKAETFEEDGILVLEFVEMLPIGSGVLVIEFEGILNDKMKGFYRSTYEHNCEKKNMAVTQFEPVDARRCFPCWDEPACKATFKITLDGVPSELVALSNMPIQEEKLNGHQNTVSYVETPIMSTYLVAIVVGLFDYVEDHTSDGVKVRVYCQVGKADQGKFALHVAVKTLELYTEYFAVPYPLPKLDMVAIPDFAFGAMENYGLVTYRETALLFDEQHSAAANKQRVATVVAHELAHQWFGNLVTMEWWTHLWLNEGFATWVSYLATDSLFPEWKIWTQFLDEVTDGLKLDGLEESHPIEVEINHAAEIDEVFDAISYKKGATVIRMLQSYLGAEVFQRSLASYIKKHAYSNAKTEDLWAALEEGSGEPVNKLMNSWTQQKGYPVISVKVKDQKLEFDQTQFYSSGSQGDGQWIVPITLSCGSYDVRKNFLLQAKSETLDIKEFLGCSVGKAGCGGTSNKDNALCSWIKVNVDQTGFYRVKYEDELAAALRNAIEKKQLSETDRFGILDDSFALSMARKQSFASVLTLLSAYREELDYIVLSNLITISYNLARIAADAVPGLLDHIKQFFIGLFQYSAERLGWQPKPGESHLDAMLRGEILTALAVFGHDLTLDEASRRFHAFIEDRNTPLLPPDIRKAAYVAVMQRTSVSDRSGYESLVRLYRESDLSQEKTRILGSLASCPDPNITLEVLQFILTPEVRSQDAVFGLAVSNEGRETAWTWMKNNWEHISKTWGSGFLITRFVSAIVSPFASFDKVKEVDEFFKAHPNPKITRTVKQSIERVQINAKWVQSVQCERNLADVATELAYRKY from the exons ATGGAGCAGTTCAAAGGCCAGCCCCGGCTTCCGAAATTCGCCGTCCCGAAACGCTACGACGTAAGGCTGAAGCCGGACCTCGCCGCCTGCAAATTCGGCGGCTCCGTCGACATCGACCTGGATATCGTCGCCGATACCAAATTCGTCGTCCTCAACGCCACCGAGCTCTTCGTCAATGCCGGCTCTGTCTCTTTCGCTCACGGAGGCTCGTCCAAG GTTTTCAAGCCTTCGAAGGCCGAGACGTTCGAAGAGGATGGAATTTTGGTTTTGGAGTTTGTAGAGATGCTTCCGATTGGGTCTGGAGTTTTGGTTATTGAATTTGAAGGAATTTTGAATGACAAGATGAAGGGTTTCTACAGAAG TACATATGAGCACAACTGTGAGAAGAAAAATATGGCAGTTACACAGTTTGAACCCGTTGATGCCAGGCGGTGCTTTCCGTGTTGGGATGAACCTGCTTGCAAg GCTACATTCAAGATTACACTTGATGGTGTTCCGTCTGAACTAGTAGCCCTTTCTAACATGCCAATTcaagaagaaaaattgaatgGACATCAGAACACAGTTTCATATGTGGAAACACCAATTATGTCTACATATTTGGTGGCCATTGTTGTCGGATTGTTTGATTACGTTGAAGATCATACTTCTGATG GGGTCAAAGTGCGGGTATATTGTCAAGTTGGTAAGGCAGACCAAGGGAAGTTTGCTTTGCACGTTGCTGTCAAGACACTTGAATTGTACACAGA ATACTTTGCTGTGCCATACCCGTTGCCCAAATTGGATATGGTTGCAATACCTGATTTTGCTTTCGGCGCCATGGAGAACTATGGTTTAGTTACATACCGAGAAACAGCTTTGCTTTTTGATGAACAACATTCAGCAGCTGCCAACAAGCAAAGG GTTGCGACTGTCGTGGCACATGAATTGGCACACCAGTGGTTTGGCAATCTTGTAACAATGGAATGGTGGACGCATTTATGGCTGAATGAGGGATTTGCAACATGG GTGAGCTATTTAGCTACTGATAGCTTATTCCCAGAGTGGAAAATATGGACTCAGTTTCTTGATGAAGTCACTGATGGTCTTAAGCTGGATGGGCTTGAAGAATCTCACCCCATTGAG GTGGAGATCAATcatgctgctgagattgatgaAGTATTTGATGCGATAAGTTATAAAAAAGGTGCTACTGTTATTCGGATGCTACAAAGCTATCTAGGTGCTGAAGTCTTCCAG AGGTCACTTGCTTCATATATCAAAAAGCATGCTTACTCAAATGCAAAGACAGAAGATTTGTGGGCTGCCCTTGAGGAGGGATCTGGTGAACCTGTAAACAAACTAATGAATTCATGGACACAGCAGAAGGGTTACCCGGTTATTTCTGTCAAAGTCAAAGATCAGAAATTGGAGTTTGATCAG aCACAATTCTACTCAAGCGGTTCCCAAGGTGATGGGCAATGGATTGTGCCGATCACATTATCCTGTGGCTCGTATGATGTACGCAAGAATTTCCTACTACAAGCGAAGTCTGAAACTCTTGACATAAAGGAATTTCTGGGTTGCTCAGTAGGAAAGGCTGGATGTGGAGGCACAAGCAACAAAGACAATGCTTTATGCAGTTGGATAAAAGTCAATGTGGATCAGACTGGTTTTTACAGAGTGAAATATGAGGATGAACTTGCAGCTGCACTTAGAAACGCTATCGAAAAGAAGCAATTGTCTGAAACTGACAGATTTG GCATTTTGGATGATTCCTTTGCCCTATCAATGGCTCGCAAACAGTCTTTTGCTTCAGTGCTTACCTTGTTGAGTGCATACAGAGAGGAACTTGACTATATcgtgctgtcaaatttgattaCT ATAAGTTATAATCTGGCAAGAATTGCAGCCGATGCTGTACCCGGACTACTGGATCACATTAAACAATTCTTTATTGGACTTTTCCAGTATTCTGCAGA GAGGCTTGGTTGGCAGCCTAAACCGGGCGAAAGCCATTTAGATGCAATGTTGAGAGGAGAAATTTTGACTGCACTTGCTGTTTTTGGTCATGACCTGACGTTAGATGAAGCAAGTAGGCGTTTTCATGCCTTTATAGAAGACAGAAACACGCCCCTCCTTCCCCCAGACATTAGAAAG GCGGCATATGTGGCTGTAATGCAAAGAACAAGCGTATCTGACCGATCAGGCTATGAATCTCTTGTTAGACTCTACAGAGAGAGTGATCTAAGCCAGGAGAAAACCCGCATTCTAG GTTCTTTAGCGTCTTGTCCCGATCCCAATATTACACTGGAAGTTCTCCAGTTTATATTGACTCCTGAG GTTCGCAGTCAGGATGCTGTATTTGGACTTGCTGTTAGTAATGAAGGTCGGGAAACAGCTTGGACGTGGATGAAG AATAACTGGGAGCACATCTCAAAGACCTGGGGGTCTGGATTTCTAATTACTCGCTTTGTCAGTGCAATTGTTTCACCG TTTGCTTCATTTGACAAGGTTAAGGAAGTAGACGAGTTCTTCAAAGCGCATCCCAACCCGAAGATAACTAGAACAGTGAAGCAGAGCATTGAGCGGGTGCAAATCAACGCCAAATGGGTTCAGAGTGTTCAGTGCGAGAGAAACCTTGCCGATGTCGCAACGGAGTTGGCATACCGGAAATACTAG